From Juglans regia cultivar Chandler chromosome 8, Walnut 2.0, whole genome shotgun sequence, the proteins below share one genomic window:
- the LOC108998165 gene encoding rust resistance kinase Lr10-like, which produces MPIRYSFSEIKKMTKGFRERLGEGGFGTVFKGTLRSGRLVAVKMLSQSKANGQDFISEVATIGRIHHVNIVQLVGFYVHGSKRALIYEFMPNGSLNKHIFSSEANIINYEKTYDIALGVARGIEYLHQGCDMQILHFDIKPHNILLDENLKPKVSDFGLAKLYPVEDSIVPLTRARGTFGYMAPEMLYKNIGGISYKADVYSFGMLLMEMVSRRKNLHASTEHLSQIYFPTWIYDQFHDGKNIEIEDGTEDERKLCKKMMIVALWCIQLKPSDRPSMIKVIKMLEGDVEFLQVPLKPLQPSPKREIKGARDNSNQASSSIQSDESSLT; this is translated from the coding sequence ATGCCAATTAGGTACTCTTTctcagaaattaagaaaatgaccaaAGGTTTTAGGGAAAGATTGGGTGAAGGAGGATTTGGCACAGTATTTAAAGGAACACTTCGAAGTGGACGTCTTGTAGCAGTAAAGATGTTAAGCCAATCCAAAGCAAATGGGCAAGATTTTATTAGTGAAGTAGCAACCATTGGAAGGATCCATCATGTGAATATAGTGCAACTCGTTGGTTTTTATGTTCATGGTTCAAAGCGTGCCCTTATATATGAGTTCATGCCCAACGGATCtctaaacaaacacattttttcatcagaGGCAAATATCATCAACTATGAGAAAACATATGATATTGCTTTAGGAGTGGCTCGCGGGATTGAGTATTTACATCAAGGATGTgacatgcaaattttacattttgacattaagcctcacaacattcttcttgatgaaaatttgaaacccaaagtttcagattttggctTAGCAAAATTGTACCCGGTGGAAGATAGTATCGTTCCTTTGACTCGTGCAAGAGGAACTTTTGGATACATGGCTCCTGAAatgctttacaaaaatattggagGCATTTCATACAAAGCTGATGTCTATAGCTTTGGAATGCTGTTGATGGAAATGGTGAGCAGAAGAAAGAACTTGCATGCATCTACAGAACATTTAAGCCAAATTTACTTCCCCACTTGGATATATGATCAATTCCATGATGGAAAGAATATAGAAATTGAAGATGGTACTGAAGATGAGAGAAAACTatgtaagaagatgatgatagttGCATTATGGTGCATACAATTGAAGCCTAGCGATCGTCCATCAATGATCAAAGTCATCAAAATGCTTGAAGGAGATGTTGAATTCTTACAAGTTCCTCTCAAGCCTCTCCAACCATCaccaaagagagagataaagggtGCTAGAGATAATTCAAATCAAGCTTCATCATCAATTCAATCAGATGAATCAAGccttacttaa